Proteins from a genomic interval of Mesobacillus sp. S13:
- the galU gene encoding UTP--glucose-1-phosphate uridylyltransferase GalU codes for MSRIRKAIIPAAGLGTRFLPATKAMPKEMLPIVDKPTIQFIVEEAIESGIEDIIIVTGKGKRAIEDHFDHSLELEKNLMEKEKYELLETIQSISKMIDIHYIRQKEPLGLGHAVWCARNFIGNEPFAVLLGDDIVQSEVPCLMQLKEVYNKRLASVIGVKRVPMDQTHRYGIIDPIGSDERTYQVENFIEKPSPGTAPSDLAIIGRYILTPEIFIYLEDQQKGSGNEIQLTDAIQRLNENQRVFAYEFEGKRYDVGEKIGFIETTIEFALQKPELREQLLDFMREKIQIADTRRKI; via the coding sequence ATGAGTCGTATAAGGAAAGCCATAATTCCAGCGGCAGGACTAGGAACAAGGTTTCTGCCTGCAACAAAAGCTATGCCGAAGGAAATGCTGCCAATAGTTGATAAGCCAACAATCCAATTTATAGTGGAAGAAGCGATCGAGTCGGGGATCGAGGATATTATTATCGTGACGGGGAAAGGCAAGCGGGCGATAGAGGATCATTTTGATCATTCGCTTGAACTGGAGAAGAATTTAATGGAAAAAGAAAAATACGAATTGCTTGAAACAATCCAGAGCATATCCAAGATGATTGATATTCATTATATTAGGCAAAAAGAGCCGCTAGGTTTGGGGCATGCAGTCTGGTGTGCCCGAAACTTCATCGGCAATGAACCATTTGCTGTCCTGCTAGGAGATGATATTGTCCAGTCTGAGGTCCCGTGTTTAATGCAATTGAAAGAGGTTTATAATAAACGCCTGGCCTCGGTCATAGGGGTAAAAAGGGTGCCGATGGACCAAACACACCGATATGGTATTATCGATCCTATAGGTAGTGATGAAAGGACTTATCAAGTAGAAAACTTCATTGAAAAACCTTCACCCGGAACTGCTCCGTCCGATTTAGCAATTATCGGACGGTATATATTGACGCCGGAAATCTTCATTTATCTGGAAGATCAACAAAAAGGTTCGGGAAATGAAATCCAGCTGACTGATGCAATACAGCGGCTGAATGAAAACCAAAGAGTGTTTGCTTATGAGTTTGAAGGAAAAAGATATGATGTAGGAGAGAAAATAGGATTCATAGAAACTACGATCGAATTCGCATTACAAAAACCTGAATTGCGGGAACAATTGCTTGATTTCATGAGGGAAAAGATTCAAATTGCCGATACTCGAAGAAAAATATAA
- a CDS encoding N-acetylmuramoyl-L-alanine amidase, whose translation MKAKIVLLSLIAFFMVGLGQYTDTAEAATSGWKYTGGNWYYYQNDAPAKGWLYDNGHWYYMDGSGAMETGWILWKNDWYFLNSDGAMETGWLYWKNKWYYLDSGGAMETGWIKSSSKWYFLDSGGVMKTGWLNENGTYYYLQSSGAMKTGWLQLGADTYFFKNSGARSTGLTLIDNGLYDFSNDGVLQKNQWLTLGTKQYYLTDTGKAAVGPYSIDGKKYLFSAEGVLSTGFVKVNGSTYYANQDAIIQTGWKTIDAVKYYFNSNGTMQTGWFTESGKTYYFGSNGAMATGIIKVGTQSYYLNGEGVLYKNGFFTVNAKKYYANDQGALKSGWMTLDGSKYYFGADFAMDTGWNYIGYSWYYFDSQGKMDTGWLLDGGNWYYLDVNGVMKTGWIKLSGKWYYLNKSGVMLTGWYQDNSKWYYSNPSGVMQTGWITDTSGKEWYLETSGVWIPVSRELEGKTIVLDPGHGGHDSGAVSGIIYEKNIVLSTGLKLRDELRKHGAKVHMTRSTDVYLTLGERVVYSNTIMPDAFVSIHVNASVYSQPAGMETYYNPSGYYPTASKTLASSIQTEMVKATGAANRGVKTAEFAVLRGNKAPAVLVEMGFISNPSERDKLITSSYQTSVVNGMYKGLSGFLAN comes from the coding sequence TTGAAGGCAAAGATTGTCCTGCTATCTTTGATAGCTTTTTTTATGGTGGGCCTTGGGCAGTATACTGATACGGCAGAGGCAGCGACTTCTGGATGGAAATATACAGGAGGCAACTGGTACTACTATCAAAATGATGCCCCTGCAAAAGGCTGGCTGTATGATAATGGCCACTGGTATTACATGGATGGGTCCGGTGCTATGGAAACCGGATGGATACTATGGAAGAATGACTGGTATTTCCTTAATAGTGACGGTGCCATGGAAACCGGATGGCTATACTGGAAAAACAAATGGTATTACCTCGACTCCGGGGGAGCAATGGAAACCGGCTGGATCAAATCTAGCAGCAAATGGTACTTCCTTGATTCTGGCGGAGTCATGAAAACCGGCTGGCTGAATGAAAATGGAACCTACTACTATCTGCAATCAAGCGGCGCCATGAAAACTGGTTGGCTTCAGCTCGGAGCAGATACTTATTTTTTCAAAAACAGCGGGGCGAGAAGCACAGGGCTGACTCTGATTGACAATGGCCTCTATGATTTTAGCAATGATGGAGTCCTCCAAAAGAACCAGTGGCTGACGCTGGGAACAAAGCAATATTACCTTACGGATACAGGAAAAGCTGCTGTCGGCCCTTACAGCATAGACGGAAAAAAATATCTTTTCAGCGCTGAGGGAGTACTCTCAACCGGGTTTGTGAAGGTGAACGGCAGTACCTATTATGCCAATCAGGATGCTATTATCCAGACTGGCTGGAAGACGATTGACGCTGTAAAATACTATTTTAATAGCAATGGCACCATGCAGACTGGCTGGTTTACTGAATCAGGAAAAACTTATTATTTTGGCAGTAATGGAGCCATGGCAACTGGAATCATTAAGGTTGGCACACAATCCTACTATTTAAATGGTGAGGGTGTCCTTTATAAAAATGGCTTTTTCACCGTGAATGCAAAAAAATATTATGCAAATGACCAGGGTGCATTGAAATCCGGATGGATGACTCTTGATGGATCTAAATACTACTTTGGTGCTGATTTTGCCATGGATACAGGCTGGAACTACATAGGATACAGCTGGTATTATTTTGACTCACAAGGAAAAATGGACACAGGCTGGCTTCTCGACGGCGGGAATTGGTATTATCTTGATGTTAATGGCGTAATGAAAACCGGCTGGATCAAATTAAGCGGAAAATGGTATTACCTTAACAAATCAGGTGTGATGCTTACTGGTTGGTACCAGGATAATAGCAAATGGTATTATTCTAATCCAAGTGGCGTTATGCAGACAGGCTGGATTACCGATACATCTGGTAAGGAATGGTATTTGGAGACAAGCGGTGTCTGGATCCCGGTATCACGGGAGCTTGAAGGCAAGACAATTGTACTCGATCCTGGTCACGGGGGACATGACAGCGGAGCGGTATCAGGAATCATTTACGAAAAGAATATTGTTCTAAGCACCGGCCTGAAGCTTAGGGATGAATTAAGGAAACATGGCGCAAAGGTCCATATGACCCGCAGCACCGATGTCTATCTTACTCTTGGTGAACGCGTCGTCTATTCAAATACAATTATGCCTGATGCGTTTGTCAGCATACATGTTAACGCTTCTGTTTACTCACAGCCAGCTGGCATGGAAACCTACTACAATCCAAGCGGTTATTATCCTACAGCAAGCAAGACACTTGCATCATCCATCCAAACCGAGATGGTCAAAGCAACCGGCGCTGCCAACAGGGGCGTAAAAACAGCAGAGTTCGCTGTCTTGCGCGGCAATAAAGCACCTGCTGTCCTGGTTGAGATGGGCTTTATCTCAAATCCATCTGAGCGCGACAAACTGATTACATCAAGCTACCAGACAAGCGTCGTAAATGGTATGTATAAAGGATTAAGCGGATTCTTAGCTAACTAA